One stretch of Candidatus Poribacteria bacterium DNA includes these proteins:
- a CDS encoding DUF4097 family beta strand repeat-containing protein: MEQQRQQELKGLFHMLEHTAKIAEDAALTGTFSGGEARCIIQFNNVLTLLNGLDAVPDGLFEELHEDASFSQIGIACHQLAAYLNEELDTTTDFSGWLESFFGKRFMENLTEELSDKPFGDLIRKAVPDFLTESTLENITETFPVVSGGKLTIDADCGGIDVQSTEDDTVSVRIQRAAQIKANRRAAEILKNLDVQIAHEGSDVKIEAKFTGNAKRWKQRKNDLDVQFDILVPRHYNLDLKTACDDISVANITGDVKAETFSAGLRFQDITGRIDGVTSVGDINLNGFNGDVLLQTTAGNIALEDGTGDVKVKTTGGSLQITDVTGAINGKTSGGGITLRDCKGGADLKTAGGGIEVENDGPVLAKTTGGSIRCQLQEASSRQNLLLDLETAGGGINVSLVPDIAATVEAKVLGGSVTTEFPVVAEMEGAVKPDQLHGTINGGGSLLRLRSIGGNIILRKTEAHDPIEV; this comes from the coding sequence ATGGAACAGCAGCGACAACAGGAACTCAAAGGACTTTTTCACATGCTGGAGCACACCGCAAAGATCGCAGAGGATGCGGCGTTGACGGGGACATTCAGCGGTGGCGAAGCGCGATGTATCATTCAATTCAATAATGTGCTTACGCTCTTGAATGGACTCGACGCGGTCCCTGACGGGCTTTTTGAGGAACTTCACGAAGACGCGTCTTTCAGTCAAATCGGAATTGCCTGCCATCAACTCGCAGCGTATCTCAATGAGGAATTGGATACGACTACAGATTTCAGTGGATGGCTCGAAAGTTTTTTCGGAAAACGGTTCATGGAAAATCTGACGGAAGAGCTGTCAGATAAACCATTCGGAGATCTAATTCGCAAGGCTGTGCCGGATTTCCTAACCGAAAGTACACTGGAAAACATCACCGAAACATTTCCTGTCGTTTCCGGTGGGAAACTAACGATTGATGCTGACTGCGGCGGAATTGACGTACAGAGCACAGAGGACGATACCGTCTCGGTACGCATTCAACGCGCCGCGCAGATAAAGGCGAATCGACGGGCAGCGGAAATCCTCAAGAATCTTGATGTTCAGATAGCGCATGAAGGCTCCGATGTTAAAATTGAGGCGAAGTTTACAGGAAACGCAAAACGGTGGAAGCAGCGGAAAAACGATCTTGATGTCCAGTTTGATATCCTTGTACCACGGCACTATAATCTTGATTTGAAAACTGCCTGTGACGACATTTCTGTCGCGAATATAACAGGGGACGTAAAGGCAGAAACGTTCAGTGCTGGACTCCGTTTTCAAGATATTACCGGACGCATTGATGGCGTAACGTCAGTTGGGGATATCAATCTTAATGGATTTAATGGAGATGTGCTCCTTCAAACGACGGCTGGAAATATTGCGCTTGAGGACGGGACTGGCGATGTCAAAGTTAAAACCACAGGCGGCAGCCTCCAGATTACTGATGTCACGGGTGCTATCAATGGGAAAACCTCCGGTGGCGGTATCACACTGCGTGACTGCAAGGGTGGGGCAGACCTGAAAACTGCTGGTGGTGGTATAGAGGTAGAAAACGATGGACCCGTCCTTGCGAAAACGACTGGCGGTTCCATTCGCTGCCAACTTCAAGAGGCATCTTCACGTCAAAACTTGTTGCTGGATTTGGAGACAGCCGGTGGGGGTATAAATGTCTCGCTCGTTCCGGATATCGCTGCGACGGTGGAGGCAAAAGTGCTCGGTGGTTCAGTGACAACGGAATTCCCGGTGGTAGCGGAGATGGAAGGTGCGGTCAAACCTGATCAATTACACGGAACCATTAATGGTGGCGGATCGCTCCTGCGGCTCCGTTCTATCGGTGGAAATATCATACTCCGAAAGACAGAAGCACACGATCCAATAGAGGTGTAA
- a CDS encoding RNA polymerase sigma factor, which translates to MPIDDACEPISHNLELIDANDAELVVAALAGNTQAFDVLVNRYRRAMLTIARQIVRNPTDAEDVVQDAFLRAFEALPQLTDLNRFGAWLHSITRNRALRYYKSMSRYEPQEDMEPYLNRTADTSAADPADIVTRELTEQGIRDAIQELPTDYKEVIELYYWAEMPQKRMAEFLSLPLTTVKWRLHKAKELLKTILERHGYSEDMQ; encoded by the coding sequence ATGCCTATAGATGATGCTTGCGAACCGATATCACACAATCTCGAATTAATCGATGCGAATGATGCTGAATTAGTCGTTGCCGCGCTTGCTGGGAATACGCAAGCATTTGATGTGTTAGTAAATCGCTACCGGCGTGCTATGCTAACGATCGCGCGGCAGATTGTTCGGAACCCTACCGACGCAGAGGATGTTGTGCAGGATGCATTTTTACGGGCTTTTGAAGCACTCCCACAACTTACGGATCTGAACCGGTTTGGGGCGTGGCTCCATTCAATTACCCGCAATCGTGCCTTGCGTTACTACAAAAGCATGAGTCGCTACGAGCCGCAAGAGGATATGGAGCCTTACTTAAATAGGACAGCGGACACATCGGCTGCGGATCCCGCTGACATTGTGACGCGTGAATTGACAGAACAGGGGATCAGGGACGCTATTCAGGAGTTACCCACAGACTATAAAGAGGTTATTGAACTTTATTATTGGGCAGAGATGCCACAGAAACGGATGGCTGAATTCCTATCTCTCCCATTGACAACAGTGAAGTGGCGGCTCCATAAAGCGAAAGAGCTGCTCAAAACAATTTTGGAAAGACACGGCTATAGTGAGGATATGCAATAA
- a CDS encoding glycosyltransferase family 4 protein, producing the protein MKVAYITAGAAGMYCGTCIHDNMVATVLKQQGHNVALIPTYTPTRTDEVNVSMDRVFFGGVNVYLQQKLSIFRRTPWALDKLLDSPTLLNGLARFSSSTDAQDLGQLTVSMLRAEQGHQKKELAKLVRWLAEENKPDIVYLTNSMLVGFTREIKKALGVPVICALQGEDIFLQDLIEPYKTEALELLRERAEDPDGFVAPCQYYAQFMADAYLNVPVDRIDVVPLGLNMAGHGTPVQKSEPPPFIIGYLARICPEKGLHILVDAFHIVAEAFGADNVQLHVAGYLGKKDEPYLEELVNQIHEWDLSNSFVHHGEVTRTQKIDFLNRLHVFSVPTVYRESKGLSIIESLANGVPVVQPQHGAFPEMIGATEGGILVEPESAEAVAAGIIELLNDPERRESLGETGKVNVHQKFNDAVIAEQLLKVFEKYT; encoded by the coding sequence ATGAAAGTCGCTTATATTACTGCAGGAGCTGCTGGCATGTACTGCGGAACTTGTATCCACGACAATATGGTAGCCACGGTCTTGAAGCAGCAAGGGCATAACGTTGCCCTGATTCCAACCTATACACCCACCCGGACAGATGAGGTCAATGTGAGCATGGATCGCGTCTTTTTCGGAGGCGTTAACGTCTATCTGCAGCAGAAACTCTCCATTTTTCGGCGGACACCGTGGGCATTAGACAAACTGTTAGACAGTCCAACGTTGTTGAACGGGTTGGCGCGATTCAGTAGTTCAACGGACGCTCAAGACCTCGGACAACTCACTGTATCAATGCTCCGCGCTGAGCAGGGGCATCAAAAGAAGGAATTGGCAAAGTTAGTGAGATGGCTTGCCGAAGAGAATAAGCCGGATATAGTCTACCTCACCAATTCTATGTTGGTAGGCTTCACGAGAGAAATAAAGAAGGCATTGGGTGTACCGGTTATTTGCGCACTTCAAGGTGAAGACATCTTTCTGCAAGATCTCATTGAGCCTTACAAAACAGAAGCGTTGGAACTTCTCCGAGAACGTGCTGAGGATCCAGATGGTTTTGTGGCACCCTGTCAATACTACGCACAATTTATGGCGGACGCATATCTTAACGTTCCTGTCGATAGGATTGACGTGGTCCCGCTGGGATTAAACATGGCTGGACACGGGACACCAGTTCAGAAATCGGAACCGCCCCCCTTTATTATTGGTTATTTGGCGCGTATCTGCCCTGAAAAGGGGTTACACATTTTGGTAGATGCGTTCCATATCGTCGCGGAGGCGTTCGGTGCCGATAACGTTCAACTGCATGTTGCCGGATATCTTGGAAAGAAGGATGAACCCTACCTTGAGGAACTCGTGAACCAGATTCATGAATGGGATTTGTCGAACAGTTTTGTGCACCATGGTGAGGTAACACGCACCCAGAAAATTGATTTCCTCAACCGTTTACATGTTTTTTCTGTTCCCACCGTTTATCGAGAGTCCAAAGGATTGTCCATTATAGAATCGCTTGCCAACGGCGTACCGGTTGTGCAACCTCAACATGGCGCGTTTCCTGAGATGATTGGTGCCACCGAGGGCGGAATTCTCGTTGAGCCGGAATCCGCTGAAGCAGTCGCGGCGGGTATCATAGAACTCCTTAACGATCCTGAACGACGTGAGTCCCTTGGGGAAACTGGGAAAGTCAACGTGCATCAGAAGTTTAACGATGCAGTCATAGCAGAACAACTCTTGAAAGTCTTTGAGAAGTATACTTAG
- the rpmB gene encoding 50S ribosomal protein L28, producing the protein MSRVCTICSKRPMTGNQISKSRRHTKRRWLPNLQRVRIQTPEGTRRVRVCAKCLRSGKVTKVISGMPQIV; encoded by the coding sequence ATGTCACGAGTCTGTACGATCTGTAGCAAACGTCCGATGACAGGGAATCAGATTAGTAAATCACGACGGCATACAAAAAGACGTTGGCTTCCAAACCTTCAACGGGTCCGTATCCAAACACCGGAAGGAACAAGACGGGTTCGTGTTTGCGCGAAATGTCTGCGGAGCGGGAAAGTTACTAAAGTTATCTCAGGGATGCCCCAAATTGTATAG
- a CDS encoding bifunctional (p)ppGpp synthetase/guanosine-3',5'-bis(diphosphate) 3'-pyrophosphohydrolase encodes MSVKSLISQIQTYNPDAEVELLERCYRFSQEAHKGQRRKSGEPYFTHCLKTAEILAELRLDTHTICAGLMHDVLEDTGITREEMKVRFGANIANLVEGVTKIGQYKLGIASQAPAAKNTVEQRVHRKRQAETYRKLLLATAEDMRVILIKLADRLHNMETLEFLSSEKCQRIAKETLEIYAPIAHRLGLWRIMGRLEDLAFKHLYPIEYRKIAELLNQKLTEREAYCEKMVKQIRGELEKRNVFADVHGRTKHIYSIHQKMQQKKTPFSEIQDLIGLRILVKTEADCYIALGALHNKWNYHPDRLRDWIGQPKKNGYQSLHTTIVDNGRPIEIQVRTYQMHKIAEDGIAAHWSYKEGLPRSQQGRSIFASYKQILEDIQEAQDSPHHFVESMKLELFQDEVYVFSPKGDLFKLPAGATAIDFAYKIHTDVGHTCVGAEVNGAVAPIRRVLENGDQVNIRTQPNGRPSRSWLSYVKTATARTKINHWFREKDKAEALELGKKLLAAELRVSYLNSRDYLNSPKLLDIAKQLKLKNLEELFVRIGNADESATHVVNLLKPEVPKPETKPAEEIESRRKKDPPPAIQLENDIDLGMMRIMKCCNPIPGDQVVGYLTRGRGVSVHRAGCIRILDEPERLLDVKWLEKPLSENDDHPPPIYPVKILVECNDRPGMLGEITTAIAQSKVNIRSGTFQPSAVHIDSEASDNLTIDVTGAQQLDEVLQAIRHLKGVQRVTRKS; translated from the coding sequence ATGAGTGTCAAATCGCTAATCAGTCAGATTCAAACCTATAACCCGGATGCAGAAGTTGAACTTCTGGAGCGTTGCTACCGTTTCTCGCAAGAGGCACATAAGGGGCAGCGGCGAAAATCTGGGGAACCTTACTTTACGCATTGTCTCAAAACCGCTGAGATACTCGCCGAGCTCCGACTTGATACGCACACAATCTGTGCAGGACTTATGCACGATGTCCTTGAGGATACAGGCATCACGCGCGAAGAAATGAAGGTGCGGTTCGGTGCCAATATCGCCAATCTGGTCGAGGGTGTCACAAAGATCGGACAGTATAAACTCGGTATCGCTTCCCAAGCCCCGGCTGCTAAAAACACAGTTGAACAGCGGGTCCATCGGAAACGCCAAGCCGAGACCTATCGGAAACTCCTGTTAGCGACAGCGGAAGACATGCGGGTCATCCTCATTAAACTCGCGGATCGACTTCATAACATGGAAACGCTGGAGTTCCTCTCAAGTGAGAAATGCCAACGCATTGCAAAGGAGACATTGGAAATTTATGCCCCGATCGCACATCGATTGGGGCTTTGGCGTATTATGGGCCGCCTTGAAGACTTAGCATTTAAGCATCTCTATCCCATCGAATACCGAAAAATTGCCGAACTTCTGAACCAGAAACTCACTGAGCGAGAGGCGTACTGCGAGAAGATGGTTAAACAGATTCGCGGAGAACTCGAAAAACGGAATGTTTTTGCCGATGTCCACGGTAGAACGAAGCATATCTATAGTATCCACCAGAAGATGCAACAGAAGAAGACACCCTTTAGTGAAATTCAAGACTTAATTGGTCTTCGAATCCTCGTCAAAACCGAAGCGGATTGCTACATCGCTCTCGGCGCGCTTCATAACAAATGGAATTACCATCCCGATCGACTTCGAGATTGGATCGGGCAGCCGAAGAAAAATGGGTATCAGTCTCTCCATACCACGATTGTTGATAATGGCAGACCTATTGAAATCCAGGTTCGCACGTATCAGATGCATAAGATTGCTGAAGATGGCATTGCTGCGCATTGGAGTTATAAGGAAGGGTTACCGCGGAGCCAACAGGGGCGTTCTATTTTCGCGAGTTATAAGCAGATACTTGAGGACATACAAGAGGCACAAGATAGCCCCCATCATTTCGTGGAATCCATGAAGTTGGAACTCTTTCAAGATGAGGTTTATGTCTTTTCGCCGAAAGGAGATCTCTTTAAGTTACCCGCTGGCGCGACGGCGATCGATTTTGCCTATAAAATTCATACAGATGTTGGGCACACGTGTGTCGGCGCGGAGGTCAACGGTGCTGTTGCACCGATTCGACGTGTGCTTGAGAACGGGGATCAGGTCAATATTCGGACCCAGCCGAATGGGAGACCGAGCCGGAGTTGGTTGTCGTATGTCAAAACCGCCACGGCACGGACTAAAATCAATCACTGGTTTCGTGAAAAGGATAAGGCTGAGGCATTGGAATTAGGCAAGAAATTGCTCGCCGCGGAGTTACGGGTTTCCTATCTTAATTCGCGCGATTATCTCAATTCCCCGAAACTGCTTGACATTGCGAAGCAACTCAAACTCAAAAATCTTGAGGAACTTTTCGTCCGGATTGGCAATGCGGATGAATCGGCTACGCATGTCGTCAATTTGTTGAAGCCTGAGGTCCCGAAACCTGAAACAAAACCTGCAGAAGAGATTGAATCGAGGCGAAAGAAGGATCCACCACCGGCTATCCAACTTGAAAACGACATTGATTTGGGCATGATGCGGATTATGAAGTGCTGTAACCCGATTCCAGGTGACCAAGTTGTCGGTTATCTCACACGGGGACGCGGCGTTTCTGTCCATAGAGCAGGTTGTATCCGCATCCTTGATGAACCGGAACGACTTTTAGATGTCAAATGGCTTGAAAAACCCCTCTCTGAAAATGACGATCACCCACCACCTATCTATCCTGTTAAAATCCTCGTTGAGTGCAATGACCGGCCCGGTATGCTCGGTGAAATCACCACTGCTATCGCACAGTCCAAGGTGAATATCCGTAGCGGGACCTTCCAACCTTCCGCCGTTCATATTGATTCTGAAGCTTCTGATAATTTGACGATAGATGTGACAGGTGCTCAGCAGTTGGATGAAGTCCTGCAAGCGATTCGACACTTAAAAGGTGTACAACGCGTCACTCGTAAGTCCTAA
- the recJ gene encoding single-stranded-DNA-specific exonuclease RecJ has translation MKKPASKKWQFKNSDFESSLALASELGISLLAAQLLINRGIQTATEAHTYLYPTFEALHCPFKLANMDKAVERVRKAIARGEKICIYGDYDTDGTTATALLLNVFRQMDVPANYYIPNRFGEGYGLSEDTIKKIHQENKAKLLITVDCGITSIKEVALANQLGMDVIITDHHQPEAEQPPAHALISPKVPGNEYPYTELAGVGLAFKLAQGLIEDDSAFLASLLDLVALGTVVDIASLTGENRVLSRLGLAELNKRERPGINALCEAAGHKIDKPLDGYSLSYKLGPRINAAGRMDTAHKVVDLLTTDSDDVATRIASQLNEANQRRQDLERQIQEQAQEIIEKEVEDDTRGIVVASDKWDEKAQGVVGIVASRLKEIYYKPVIVLAINGDEANGSGRCIDGMNLADSLVACTELLVKHGGHAAAAGLTLKTKNIAKFKTAFNEYTYEHLAEDALQPKLDLEFETHLSLLTLDMLKELEQFEPFGKDNPSPLFGARRVKVDGRPTQIGKDKNHLRMFVSDGKVKRCALEWGAGEKLITFRRPNMSLDIAFSPQINEWQGTYSVQLILDDWEVHSEGRDMNWDVFPKLSDESSVKLVDKRNVNKKNYLLKLLAREESCIIYVRDEEMLELLLTRLLPENIEGIARHDDTTPEAEEAALLEQLENGELRTIASSSTFSDLRAFPFVKHVVFCHLAPSENLFLKRCEPAFGTTETSYLHLIYSDTDEVEMHNWISKKYPADDELRRLYGNIRKTIQANGAEGYPEAEMLNGGLGALPALQTGLTIFEELQCIARYGELGHRLVQLLPAEKRDLSHSPTYLRGEWIKQTSPSFIEFQLKENIESMWERILLRQKNECQIANQSDSNL, from the coding sequence ATGAAAAAGCCCGCCTCCAAGAAGTGGCAATTCAAAAATTCAGATTTTGAGAGCAGTTTAGCATTAGCATCAGAACTCGGTATCTCTCTGCTTGCCGCGCAGCTCCTTATCAATCGTGGGATACAAACTGCTACTGAAGCGCACACCTACCTTTACCCAACTTTTGAAGCACTACACTGTCCCTTTAAATTAGCGAATATGGACAAAGCCGTGGAACGCGTACGCAAAGCAATCGCACGCGGTGAGAAAATTTGTATCTATGGTGATTATGATACCGATGGCACGACCGCAACCGCGCTGTTGCTCAATGTCTTCCGTCAAATGGATGTTCCCGCCAACTACTATATTCCGAATCGGTTTGGAGAGGGTTACGGACTAAGCGAGGACACGATAAAAAAAATTCACCAAGAGAACAAGGCAAAATTGCTAATTACTGTAGACTGTGGCATCACGTCTATCAAGGAGGTCGCGTTAGCCAATCAGCTCGGTATGGATGTTATCATCACGGATCACCACCAACCGGAGGCGGAACAGCCACCAGCGCACGCGCTGATTTCTCCGAAGGTTCCGGGGAACGAATATCCTTATACTGAACTTGCTGGTGTCGGTTTAGCCTTCAAATTGGCGCAAGGGTTAATAGAAGATGATAGCGCGTTTCTCGCGTCCCTGCTTGATTTAGTAGCGTTGGGGACAGTCGTAGATATTGCGTCGTTGACTGGGGAAAATCGGGTTTTAAGCCGTTTAGGACTTGCCGAACTTAACAAGCGCGAACGTCCAGGGATTAATGCTTTATGCGAAGCCGCCGGTCACAAAATTGACAAGCCTCTTGACGGTTACTCGCTCTCTTATAAGTTGGGACCCCGTATCAATGCCGCTGGACGGATGGATACCGCCCACAAGGTGGTTGACCTGCTTACCACCGATTCCGATGATGTCGCAACCCGTATTGCCTCTCAACTCAACGAGGCAAATCAGAGGCGACAGGATTTGGAAAGGCAGATCCAGGAACAAGCACAAGAGATAATCGAGAAAGAGGTCGAAGATGACACGCGGGGTATTGTTGTTGCCAGTGACAAGTGGGACGAAAAGGCACAAGGTGTTGTTGGCATCGTTGCCTCCCGTTTGAAAGAAATCTATTACAAACCTGTCATTGTCCTTGCAATTAACGGTGATGAAGCGAATGGATCTGGACGTTGTATTGATGGAATGAACCTCGCCGACAGCCTTGTCGCCTGCACCGAATTGCTCGTGAAACACGGTGGACATGCCGCAGCAGCAGGATTGACGCTCAAGACAAAAAATATCGCCAAATTCAAAACGGCTTTTAACGAATACACTTATGAACATCTGGCTGAAGACGCACTGCAACCCAAGTTAGACCTTGAATTTGAAACACATCTTTCGCTTTTGACGTTAGACATGCTAAAGGAGCTTGAACAATTTGAGCCTTTTGGAAAAGACAATCCATCACCCCTTTTTGGTGCACGACGCGTCAAAGTTGATGGTAGACCCACCCAAATCGGAAAAGACAAAAACCATCTGCGAATGTTTGTCAGCGATGGTAAAGTAAAACGGTGTGCGCTTGAATGGGGGGCGGGTGAAAAGCTTATCACTTTCAGACGCCCCAATATGTCACTCGATATCGCCTTTTCACCCCAAATTAACGAGTGGCAAGGCACCTATTCCGTACAACTCATCCTTGACGACTGGGAGGTCCACTCCGAAGGCAGGGACATGAACTGGGATGTATTTCCCAAGCTCAGCGATGAATCTTCTGTAAAACTTGTTGACAAACGGAACGTTAATAAAAAGAATTATCTTTTAAAGTTGCTCGCGCGAGAGGAATCTTGTATAATTTATGTACGAGACGAAGAGATGTTAGAGCTGCTGCTCACAAGGCTCTTACCGGAAAATATTGAAGGGATCGCGCGGCACGACGATACAACACCGGAGGCGGAAGAAGCAGCGTTATTGGAACAATTAGAGAATGGTGAACTCCGAACAATAGCGTCGAGTAGCACCTTTTCGGATTTGCGTGCGTTTCCCTTTGTTAAACACGTGGTTTTCTGTCACCTTGCACCAAGCGAGAATCTCTTTTTAAAACGTTGTGAACCCGCCTTTGGGACGACTGAGACCTCCTATTTGCATCTCATCTATAGCGATACGGATGAAGTGGAGATGCACAATTGGATCTCTAAAAAGTATCCGGCGGATGACGAATTGCGTCGGTTGTATGGAAATATACGGAAGACGATACAAGCCAACGGTGCGGAAGGATACCCTGAAGCAGAAATGCTGAATGGCGGACTCGGAGCACTACCAGCACTCCAAACTGGACTCACTATCTTTGAGGAATTGCAGTGCATTGCACGGTATGGGGAACTCGGGCACAGACTCGTCCAACTCCTTCCTGCTGAGAAGAGGGACTTGTCTCATTCTCCGACTTATCTGAGAGGGGAGTGGATAAAACAGACAAGTCCGTCTTTTATAGAGTTTCAACTAAAAGAGAACATTGAATCTATGTGGGAGCGCATACTTTTGCGTCAAAAAAATGAGTGTCAAATCGCTAATCAGTCAGATTCAAACCTATAA
- a CDS encoding cysteine peptidase family C39 domain-containing protein, which produces MKVLVISLLIVLIVVPPAFVAEDKQTSDVTSLYHFANILGIQVSLVQVENVLIQKTAEPHDTDFTNLIDAAKEVGLELQERNLNYEELREFKTPVIAYLKTTFEDENPANADPTVGHFIVVEYANKKWARLFDTPNRLLYQAATVVSRDRFLDLWTGRVLTLSESQRQQRQPVLNVSPTLLDLDALITLQRGFAEQDLAGYQFPVRLKNRSDAPIQIISVAGNT; this is translated from the coding sequence ATGAAAGTCTTAGTCATCTCCCTTCTTATCGTCCTAATTGTCGTCCCTCCTGCTTTCGTAGCAGAAGACAAACAGACTTCTGATGTTACCAGTCTCTACCACTTTGCTAATATCTTAGGCATCCAAGTATCGCTGGTGCAAGTCGAAAACGTGCTTATTCAGAAGACTGCAGAGCCTCATGACACCGATTTCACGAATCTCATTGATGCTGCCAAGGAGGTTGGACTTGAGTTGCAAGAACGCAATCTCAACTATGAAGAACTCCGAGAGTTTAAAACGCCGGTCATCGCTTACCTCAAGACTACATTTGAGGACGAAAACCCTGCAAATGCGGACCCTACCGTTGGACATTTCATTGTCGTTGAGTACGCAAACAAAAAGTGGGCGCGCCTCTTTGATACACCCAATAGGTTGCTATATCAGGCAGCCACCGTTGTCTCCCGAGATCGATTTTTGGATCTCTGGACAGGACGGGTGCTCACCCTCTCGGAAAGCCAACGTCAGCAAAGGCAACCGGTTTTAAATGTGTCCCCTACCTTGCTGGATTTAGATGCCTTAATCACACTGCAGCGCGGTTTCGCGGAGCAAGACTTAGCAGGCTATCAGTTTCCTGTCCGACTTAAAAATCGAAGTGATGCGCCGATACAAATCATCTCTGTCGCAGGCAATACGTGA